TTCGAGGGAGAGAGGCATTTATCCTCAGGCGCTCTGAGGCCTACATTGGAGTGATGGTTGATGACCTCATTTCAAAGACCCTTGATGAACCCTACCGCATGTTTACCTCAAGGGCTGAACATCGCCTTCTCCTTCGACAAGATAATGCCGATCTGCGCCTTCGCGATTTTGGGTATCAACTGGGACTTATTGATGATGCGCTTTACCAATCTTTTCAAAATAAAAAAGAACTCATCGAAAAGGAAAAGCTGCGCCTTGAAAAGAGGCATCTTGACTTCGACGGGAAATCTACAACCCTTGCAAAACTCCTCTGTCGCCCAGAGTTTTCCTACCAAAAGCTCTTAGAAATTTTTCCCGAAAAAGTCGAGGACTACGGAAAAGCTACAAACAATGCGATCGAAATCGACATAAAATTTGCAGGTTACATTGCTCGTGAAAAAAAAGAAGCAGCAAAACTTGAGAGTATCGATAGTCATCAAATACCTGAAAGCTTCGACTATTCAAAAATTATTGGTCTGCGGAATGAAGCACGGGAAAAATTGACCCACCATCGCCCAGAGAACCTAGGGCAAGCCTCCCGCGTTTCAGGAGTCTCACCGGCCGATATTTCGATTCTATTAGTTTCGTTAAAAAGATAATTATTTATAGTGGAAAGGTATGGCGATAAAACCAAAAAAACTTCCCACTCTCCTCCTCCTTACCGACAACCCCCTCATGCGCGCTTTTTTTGAAGGTGTTATCGCAAAGATAGAGGCTCACGCGCTTATTATTGCTTCATCAAAACTTGAAGCTCTTGAATATCTAGATAGAACTTATATCAGTATCATCGTCGTTGATGAAAAAATACCTAACTTAGCGCTTATTCCTTTATGCACGGATATTCGAACCTTAAAGGACTACGCACACACACCAATCCTAATCATCACTGCCCACTTAAAAAAATCATTTATTCGCAACTTAATCAAAGCAGGTGCTACAGATTTTCTCCGCGAACCTCTTGAAGAAGACGAATTTCTTCTTCGAATGGAAATGGCAGGGGGTGTTATGGAAACCCAAGCAAAGATGGCTACCCTTTCGTCCTGTATGTCAAAAGACGCCCCCTCAAATGCAAGCTTGGAACACCGAGCTGTTCTAGGTGATCGTGCAACTAAGCTCGTCGGTCAGGCTCTCAGCGAAAAAACTCAACTCGCTCTGCTCCTACTCGAGATAGACCAATACCCTCAAATCGTTGAAACGCGAGGCGAAAATGTTGCCCATGCCCTCACGTTAGACTTCGAAGACCATTTGCAAAAACTCATCCGTTCGCAAGATCTTTTATATAACCAAAATCACGGAAAGTTTGCTGTTTTTCTCCCAAAAACTTCTTGTAAAGCTGCAGTGTTTATTGCCGAAAATATTAGCGAATACCTTGACTCAGAGATTTTCTCTGCAGGAAATATTCGTTTTACTCTCACGGTCTCCATTGGAGTTGCATCTCTTGATCAAGCAGGTGACGCAACAAAGTCTGCTGCTATTAATTTGGAGCGTCTCTCAAGCTGTGCTTCTCAGTGTTTAAAAAAAGCAAACGAAAAAAAAGATACGATTGTCTCTGAACCCCCAAAAACAGGTGATAACCCATGAAAAAATTGATTCCTTTCCTTGCTCTTTCAGCTGCAGTATTCGGAGCACAAGCTCCTATCTATGTCGCCCCACCAGCAACCGGTTACACGCCAGCGCCAGTTGCAAAAAAAAGTGCTCCTCCTATCGATGCAGCATCTGCAGAGTTGGCCGCAATGGCTAAAACGCAAAAAGACGATAGCAAAAACAAGGGAGTCAGCGAAGTCATGATTATTTCCCCTGAACTCCGCGCTAAAGACCTTCAAGCTGCCATTAAGTTTTTAAACCAACACGTTCCTACTTCCAAACCTAATATCACGCTTAGCGATGGCTCTAAAATCACAAGTATTATGGATGTGGATGTCATGCCAGGAGGAACCATTCTGATCTTCAAGGTTACCTCTCTAAAGGGACTTCGATACAAAATTGTCAATATCGAAGAGGTTCAGTCTCTCAGTGAGTAAAACCATCAATCTTCTCCTGCTTCAAAATGTTCCAATTAATGAGCAGCTTCAAATTGAAGAAGCGCTCCTTCGACTCACAGATGAGAACTGGTGCCTTATTAACGAAGGATCTCCATCCTCAATCATCATGGGAATCTCAGGAAAACCTGAAGAGCTTGTCAATGCGTCAATGATGAAGAAAGCTCCAATCCCTCTTATTAAACGGTATAGCGGTGGAGGAACAGTGATTGTCGACGATAATACTCTCTTTGTCTCCTTTATCTTTCAGAAAGAGGTCCATGATTTCCCCTGTTTTCCAGAACCTATTCTCCGCTGGTCAGAATCCTTCTATCAAAAAGCTCTAGGCATTCCTAATTTTCAGCTCAGAGAAAACGATTATGTGATTGGGGACTATAAGTGCGGGGGAAATGCTCAGTACATCCAAAAGCACCGTTTTGTCCATCACACAACATTCTTATGGGATTTTGATCCATCAAACATGGACTACCTTCTCCACCCAAAAAAAACACCCAAGTATCGGGAAGGACGTTCTCATGATCAGTTTCTATGTCGATTAAAAGAATTTCTTCCTTCAAAATCCCACTTTATCTCGCAGGTAATTAAAGGATTAAGCGCGAAATATACTGTCAAAAAAACACTTTTAAACCCCTTGATTCCTCTCCTAAAAAAGCCTCACAGAAAAACAACCACGCACTTTTTTATTCCCTTATAAAAACCCTTCTGTTATGGTCCGCGAAGCAGTCTCGACAAATGGAGGGAAATAGGGCCGCAACACATCGTATAAAACCGTGCAACACCAAATATCCAAATAAGATTATTACTATTTACCGTGTGATGCAGCATGGTTAGCTTTAGGAGAACTATCAAAGCTAACTCCTCCCTATAAAGATGTACAAAAAACTTGAGGAGCCCCTCTCGCGACAGTGCCCTTCCCCCAAATCTTACTTCCGGGAGGCTCTCCTCTTTTTCGTTAGGGACCTAACAACTTAGTAAACCTGATATAGGCCTTCCCCTCTTCACACCATTCTCTCTATAAACAAAAGAGGTTTCAATATTCAAATAATAATCAAGCGGCATGAATAGATGAGACCCTAGCTGCTTCTTTAAATCCTCGAGAGTCACTTTGTTTTCCCCACTTGTCAAAACCCTCTCAGCTAAAGCCAGAACCTTGTCCAGCGCCTCAATATGCGCTGCATCCATTCCATGGGTGACTAGGCGTCGAATCTACTCAGGATACATCCCCTCCAGCAAAAAGTCAATTTCATAGATGAATTTTAGGCGATCTGTTGAAATAATTGGTTGATAGCCCAAGGTCCTCTTCATCGCAATGGTCACAGAATGTGACATCCTCTATCGCCATGACATCGTCACGAAAAACATAGTCATTTCCCTTCATGCTACTGATAAATGACGTTGGATCAAACCTTCCTTTGTCAAGGCGCTCCACTTGCCTCTCATTCCCTGCAATATTAAAGAGCCCCTTCGTGTCTACATCCTGATCGATGCGGTCCACTAAAGCTCCGTAGGTTTTTTCAAAAATTTATTGATGTGATAGTTGATCTTGACGACTTGGGACCATTGCCCAATCACTATTAATACTCTTTATTATCAACCCCCTAAATTAATTTAATTACGCATATATTATACCATGTTTATTTAAATTTAATTAATATTCAATTATTTGTTATTTAATATCTTCAGAAAAGAGCAGGGCTCTTTTTAGATAGTTCGCCTTAGATAAAGTGAGTCCTATTTGCTGAACCAGAGCTCTTTGCA
The window above is part of the Candidatus Neptunochlamydia sp. REUL1 genome. Proteins encoded here:
- a CDS encoding lipoate--protein ligase family protein; this translates as MSKTINLLLLQNVPINEQLQIEEALLRLTDENWCLINEGSPSSIIMGISGKPEELVNASMMKKAPIPLIKRYSGGGTVIVDDNTLFVSFIFQKEVHDFPCFPEPILRWSESFYQKALGIPNFQLRENDYVIGDYKCGGNAQYIQKHRFVHHTTFLWDFDPSNMDYLLHPKKTPKYREGRSHDQFLCRLKEFLPSKSHFISQVIKGLSAKYTVKKTLLNPLIPLLKKPHRKTTTHFFIPL
- a CDS encoding diguanylate cyclase domain-containing protein; its protein translation is MAIKPKKLPTLLLLTDNPLMRAFFEGVIAKIEAHALIIASSKLEALEYLDRTYISIIVVDEKIPNLALIPLCTDIRTLKDYAHTPILIITAHLKKSFIRNLIKAGATDFLREPLEEDEFLLRMEMAGGVMETQAKMATLSSCMSKDAPSNASLEHRAVLGDRATKLVGQALSEKTQLALLLLEIDQYPQIVETRGENVAHALTLDFEDHLQKLIRSQDLLYNQNHGKFAVFLPKTSCKAAVFIAENISEYLDSEIFSAGNIRFTLTVSIGVASLDQAGDATKSAAINLERLSSCASQCLKKANEKKDTIVSEPPKTGDNP